A portion of the Sabethes cyaneus chromosome 3, idSabCyanKW18_F2, whole genome shotgun sequence genome contains these proteins:
- the LOC128743052 gene encoding uncharacterized protein LOC128743052, whose amino-acid sequence MSSNTFTKYTKYTIAELERYVVNPAACVEKIEWIDIISVLPKYLNNIADGVKNYLSKKIGTYDRKIDGVILAFKNTKILSPLMAIRPNSVRIHMKIKTDFYIFKPINGSVVEGTIQYVSNNYLSAVIYRVFNVTIKLQSKMLLNIARGSEIKFIIKSYDLKTDLPYIEGELIDTVSKSDYFRPNGIETNNIAFNSGTHIAIKREKVSDGSFSSRQVACKPKTKDKIRNHKKTNTSNCDNSMLTDEEMEHSIAAILKSYEKEISDTADSVHDSHPLEQSQKLTSKAEDKSGRIGLKKKKKSKRCDIESMKEALLNEFASSHDFKQTPELKPTINCLDFVTKEKKSKKRKKDSVCSKSDDFEASIMSSLLKVAAEAEKEKITSAHKKESRKSVRFDDTITEVSFSALDSSELMEISYSKAQGMSSTLKNSV is encoded by the exons ATGAGTTCTAATACGTTCACAAAATACACCAAGTATACAATTGCAGAGCTTGAACGGTATGTTGTAAATCCAGCCGCCTGTGTAGAAAAAATAGAATGGATAGACATTATTTCTGTTTTACCCAAATATCTTAACAACATTGCTGATGGTGTAAAAAATTACCTCTCCAAAAAAATTGGAACCTACGACAGAAAAATTGACGGTGTAATTTTGGCTTTTAAGAATACAAAGATTCTGAGTCCATTAATGGCGATTCGTCCCAATAGCGTGcgaatacacatgaaaattaagaCAGATTTCTATATTTTTAAACCGATCAATGGGTCTGTTGTGGAAGGAACGATACAGTATGTATCTAATAATTACCTTAGTGCAGTTATCTATCGAGTTTTCAACGTTACTATAAAACTGCAGTCGAAAATGCTCCTGAATATTGCTCGTGGGagtgaaataaaatttatcATTAAATCATACGATTTGAAAACAGATTTGCCCTACATTGAAGGAGAACTAATTGATACAGTGAGCAAAAGCGACTATTTCAGGCCAAATGGTATTGAAACCAACAATATTGCATTCAACAGTGGAACGCATATTGCAATAAAGCGAGAAAAAGTTTCTGACGGATCTTTCAGTA GTCGACAGGTTGCATGCAAACctaaaacaaaagacaaaataCGGAATCACAAGAAAACAAACACTAGTAATTGTGACAATAGCATGCTTACTGATGAAGAAATGGAACATTCTATTGCTGCTATTCTAAAAAGTTATGAGAAGGAAATTAGCGATACGGCTGATTCAGTGCACGATTCACATCCATTAGAACAATCGCAAAAGTTAACTTCCAAGGCAGAAGACAAATCAGGACGTATtggattaaaaaagaaaaagaaatctaAACGATGTGATATTGAATCTATGAAAGAAGCTCTTCTCAATGAGTTTGCTTCTAGTCATGATTTTAAGCAAACCCCGGAATTAAAACCAACAATTAATTGCCTAGATTTtgtaacaaaagaaaaaaagtctaaaaagcgcaaaaaagaTTCAGTTTGTAGTAAATCTGATGATTTCGAGGCATCGATCATGTCTTCTCTGTTAAAAGTCGCTGCTGaagcagaaaaagaaaagattaCATCAGCACACAAGAAAGAATCGAGGAAATCAGTTCGATTTGATGATACGATAACAGAAGTCTCGTTTAGTGCATTAGACAGTTCGGAACTTATGGAAATATCATATTCAAAAGCACAAGGGATGTCCTCTACATTAAAAAATAGTGTCTAG
- the LOC128739963 gene encoding uncharacterized protein LOC128739963, with the protein MFLQMLVRKEDRSALLFPYRDSPELPMSTMVSDVAIFGAACSPAHSQYVKNLNAIEQEAELPRGAAAVKTRHYVDDYVDSFDTAVEAFAVAKEVIEVHKRAGFHIRNWMSSDRSVLDKLGEESQKSSKAMLPEQDIGFERVLGMAWIPEKDVFTFSLKFCEKVRILLDGDTIPTKREMLRLVMSIYDPLGLVASFVVHGKILIQDVWRSATDWDSNIPLEIATRWFEWLAVLRNMTGLRIPRCYFPGYDPESFKSLELHIFVDASAQAFAAVAYFRIIDRGQVRVSLVSSKTKVAPLRGVSIPRLELMAALLGARLRKSIVENHSLEIKKTCFWSDSSTVCSWIKSDTRQYRQFVAFRVDEILSLSSIEEWQWISTKVNVADEATKWGKGPSCNTESRWFQGPEFLYNSSGTNWSTVPEDGTDESDRELREAFVCSHLVKQSVVETARFSRFERMLRSIAYVHHYVDSLRASKNVGSTGTVGLTSAEIQKAERTLWLIAQSEAFPDEVATLKQNAEGSRAQKQIGVASSLVKMSPFADEYGVLRVGGRVAAAQILAYDSKFPIIMPRNHRITELLLDFYHRKYGHANDETVVNEVRQRFHIPRLRVEVRLTRKRCVWCRVYKTMPVAPKMGPLPAVRLEPCVRPFTYVGVDLFGPYSIKVGRSVAKRWVCLFTCLTIRAIHLEVVSSLSTDACKKAIRRFVARRGAPQEIYSDNGTNFVGAGRDL; encoded by the coding sequence ATGTTTCTGCAAATGCTCGTTCGGAAAGAGGATCGCAGCGCTTTGTTATTCCCGTATAGAGATTCCCCAGAGCTTCCTATGAGTACGATGGTGTCCGACGTCGCGATATTCGGAGCAGCTTGCTCGCCAGCACATTCACAGTACGTGAAGAATTTAAATGCGATAGAACAAGAAGCAGAACTTCCGCGAGGGGCGGCAGCTGTAAAAACAAGGCATTACGTGGACGACTACGTAGATAGTTTTGACACGGCAGTGGAAGCATTCGCGGTGGCGAAAGAAGTAATCGAGGTGCATAAGCGAGCGGGGTTTCACATCCGCAACTGGATGTCGAGCGACAGGAGCGTGCTAGACAAGCTAGGTGAAGAAAGCCAGAAGTCATCGAAAGCCATGTTACCGGAGCAGGACATTGGATTCGAACGAGTGCTTGGAATGGCGTGGATTCCGGAGAAGGATGTCTTCACATTTTCACTGAAGTTTTGCGAGAAGGTGCGGATTCTGCTAGATGGGGACACGATTCCGACAAAGAGAGAAATGCTTCGGTTGGTCATGAGCATCTACGATCCCTTAGGGCTGGTAGCATCATTTGTCGTACACGGAAAAATCCTAATTCAGGATGTTTGGCGAAGTGCAACGGACTGGGACAGCAATATTCCCTTGGAGATAGCTACACGCTGGTTTGAATGGTTGGCAGTATTGAGGAACATGACCGGACTACGTATACCTCGGTGTTATTTTCCAGGTTACGATCCGGAAAGCTTCAAAAGTCTCGAGCTGCACATATTCGTAGACGCGAGTGCTCAGGCGTTTGCTGCGGTGGCGTATTTTCGCATAATAGATCGAGGGCAAGTCAGAGTTTCGCTTGTCTCGTCGAAGACGAAAGTTGCACCACTCCGAGGAGTGTCGATTCCACGGTTGGAGTTGATGGCAGCGTTGCTAGGAGCTCGTTTGCGGAAAAGTATCGTAGAAAATCATTCACTAGAGATTAAAAAGACCTGTTTCTGGAGCGACTCGTCTACGGTTTGTTCCTGGATAAAATCGGACACCCGTCAGTATCGCCAGTTCGTCGCTTTCAGAGTTGACGAAATATTGAGCCTTTCAAGCATCGAGGAATGGCAGTGGATTTCGACAAAGGTCAACGTGGCAGACGAAGCCACAAAGTGGGGAAAGGGCCCTTCGTGCAATACAGAAAGCCGTTGGTTCCAGGGACCTGAATTTCTTTACAACAGCAGCGGTACAAATTGGTCGACGGTTCCGGAAGATGGCACAGATGAAAGCGACAGGGAGTTACGCGAGGCATTCGTATGCAGTCATCTCGTAAAGCAATCGGTAGTGGAGACTGCAAGATTTTCACGATTCGAAAGAATGTTACGGTCGATAGCGTACGTTCATCATTACGTTGATAGCCTGCGTGCATCGAAGAACGTTGGATCTACAGGTACGGTTGGGTTGACTAGTGCTGAGATTCAGAAAGCGGAAAGAACGCTGTGGTTGATCGCGCAGTCTGAAGCGTTCCCAGACGAGGTGGCGACATTAAAGCAGAATGCGGAAGGAAGTAGGGCACAGAAGCAAATAGGCGTGGCCAGTAGCCTAGTAAAGATGTCACCATTCGCAGACGAGTACGGAGTGCTAAGGGTAGGTGGTAGAGTTGCTGCTGCGCAAATTCTAGCCTACGACTCGAAGTTTCCTATCATCATGCCGAGAAACCATCGGATTACGGAACTGCTGCTGGACTTCTACCATCGGAAGTACGGTCATGCCAACGATGAGACCGTAGTCAACGAGGTTCGTCAGAGATTCCACATTCCACGATTGCGAGTGGAAGTTCGTTTGACCAGAAAACGCTGCGTGTGGTGCCGTGTATACAAGACAATGCCAGTTGCTCCTAAAATGGGACCACTACCAGCGGTGCGATTGGAACCGTGTGTGCGTCCATTCACCTACGTGGGCGTAGATCTCTTTGGACCGTACTCGATAAAGGTCGGACGAAGCGTAGCTAAACGATGGGTGTGCCTTTTCACTTGCCTCACAATCAGAGCCATCCATCTTGAGGTAGTGTCCAGTTTGTCTACCGATGCTTGTAAAAAGGCGATCCGGAGGTTTGTAGCACGACGAGGCGCTCCACAGGAAATCTACTCCGACAATGGGACAAACTTTGTTGGGGCGGGCCGGGATCTGTAG
- the LOC128742805 gene encoding replication factor C subunit 4, translating to MHSFFKAGKLDSYSVAGTNEELTAEKRKGHSVPWVEKYRPKCVDDVVEQGEVVAVLRECLSTADLPNLLLYGPPGTGKTSTILAAARQLFGDLFKERILELNASDDRGIAVIRNKVKTFAQLTASGTRSDGKLCPPFKIVILDEADAMTHAAQAALRRTMEKETKTTRFCLVCNYVSRIIEPITSRCTKFRFKPLGDDKIIERLQSICEQENVIVDEQVYRHIVDISGGDLRRAITTLQSCHRLKGKEAKIEYADILEMSGVVPRKYLEDFISVCKTANYNKLEDYVKNLIHDAYSVGQLFEQLSDFVVTHNGLGDKQKSIICDKLGDCCFRLLGGGSEYIQIMDLGCVTIQALQMV from the exons ATGCACTCGTTTTTTAAAGCAGGAAAATTAGACTCGTATTCGGTTGCCGGTACTAATGAAGAACTGACAGCCGAGAAACGTAAAGGACATTCTGTGCCTTGGGTGGAAAAATA CCGGCCAAAGTGTGTCGACGATGTAGTGGAGCAGGGTGAAGTAGTAGCTGTATTAAGGGAATGTTTGTCTACAGCAGACTTACCCAATCTGCTCTTATATGGGCCTCCAGGTACCGGTAAAACGAGTACTATTTTGGCTGCCGCTCGTCAGTTGTTTGGAGATTTGTTTAAAGAACGTATCCTTGAGTTGAATGCTTCAGACGACCGGGGCATTGCGGTCATAAGAAACAAAGTTAAAACGTTTGCGCAGCTTACTGCTAGCGGAACAAGAAGCGATGGAAAACTATGTCCACCgtttaaaattgtaattttagACGAGGCTGATGCAATGACACACGCAGCACAGGCAGCTTTGCGTAGAACAatggaaaaagaaacaaaaactaCCCGATTTTGCTTAGTGTGCAATTATGTGTCAAGAATAATCGAACCAATTACTTCACGTTGCACTAAGTTTCGCTTTAAACCTCTAGGAGATGATAAAATAATCGAGCGACTCCAATCCATTTGTGAACAAGAAAATGTCATTGTTGATGAACAAGTTTACAGACACATTGTCGACATATCTGGTGGGGACTTACGGAGAGCAATCACCACATTACAATCTTGCCATCGACTTAAAGGAAAGGAGGCCAAAATCGAGTATGCAGATATTTTGGAAATGTCTGGTGTTGTGCCTCgtaaatatctggaagatttcatTTCCGTTTGTAAAACTGCCAACTATAACAAGCTAGAAGATTATGTAAAGAATTTGATCCACGATGCGTATAGCGTTGGCCAGTTGTTCGAACAATTATCCGATTTTGTGGTTACTCACAATGGACTTGgggataaacaaaaaagcattaTATGTGACAAACTAGGG GATTGCTGTTTTCGGTTACTGGGAGGTGGTTCCGAGTACATACAAATTATGGACCTTGGATGTGTAACCATTCAAGCACTTCAAATGGTTTAG
- the LOC128742103 gene encoding zinc finger protein 436-like, producing the protein MELPSSLDRICRTCLCETDSITSVFSEDFQQNCKIFSMIIACSNMKIMINDGLPDKICSKCINSARNAFAFKQQCDIAHQTLQSLALQYSSSIAPSSESEVKVISLVESERFCAEKSMLFAVEYSPETINSDSEKGKKDTIFEHQACKPEVFENIEFLTENIEELVKEEKQDCGLESEVYVGTSFADIKSFHLQVTPAEIFFKNKQCEYCEKVFSRSTHLRRHLLTHTKEKHFKCKICAKAFSRSDHLAIHESTFHSQERPFACNLCEKCFKRVEHLRTHVETKHADSTKSKRQEFCDICNKGFVSARYLESHKKIHNEHRIYNCKYCDKSFPDKLDHREHIKREHQKGTTFLCSECGQSFMRNDYLLVHMRRHNGVKPYKCKFCPKAFPRATDLRVHEKYHTNDKAHLCTICGKGFHRAYNLLVHSRTHNGLKPYQCPHCQKSFAQGNDLKAHVRRHTGERYKCEICNEGFIQCYQLNNHKRSVHNIDVATRRRVTKYITPTAQEQQVLLQKQHEQLKHLIIQQRQLEEKQECKIEQGDKDLHVDKQILETKEKILDVERELEKIKNRLKNEIECQQNDREQNNHLDELTEDNAEYHPNSISQLLHSHIRSNKQQHSAVKIRF; encoded by the exons ATGGAACTCCCATCAAGTTTGGATCGTATTTGTCGTACTTGCCTTTGTGAAACAGATAGCATCACCAGTGTTTTTAGCGAAGATTTTCAACAGAActgtaaaatattttcaatgatTATAGCTTGTAGTAATATGAAG ATAATGATAAACGATGGTTTGCCGGATAAAATCTGTTCAAAATGTATAAACTCTGCTAGAAATGCTTTTGCTTTTAAGCAACAATGCGATATCGCTCATCAAACGCTTCAATCTTTGGCACTTCAATATAGTTCTTCAATTGCTCCTTCGTCAGAATCAGAGGTGAAAGTTATTTCACTTGTTGAGAGCGAAAGGTTTTGTGCAGAAAAAAGTATGCTGTTTGCTGTTGAGTACTCACCAGAAACTATTAATTCTGATAGTGAAAAAGG TAAAAAGGATACAATTTTTGAACACCAGGCCTGTAAACCGGAAgtatttgaaaatatagaatttttgacggaaaataTCGAAGAACtagtaaaagaggaaaaacaggattgTGGTCTGGAATCGGAAGTATACGTGGGAACATCCTTTGCAGATATTAAATCTTTTCATCTTCAAGTTACaccggcagaaattttttttaaaaataagcaGTGTGAATACTGCGAAAAAGTATTCAGCAGATCAACCCACCTCCGACGCCATCTGTTGACTCATACGAAGGAGAAGCATTTTAAGTGCAAAATATGTGCCAAAGCATTTTCAAGAAGTGATCATTTGGCAATCCACGAGTCTACGTTTCATTCCCAAGAACGTCCGTTTGCGTGTAATCTGTGTGAAAAG TGCTTTAAGCGGGTGGAGCATTTGCGTACACATGTTGAGACAAAACACGCTGATTCTACAAAAAGCAAAAGACAAGAATTTTGTGATATATGCAATAAGGGATTTGTATCAGCGAGATATCTAGAGAGccataaaaaaattcacaaTGAGCATAGAATCTACAACTGCAAATATTGCGATAAAAGTTTTCCTGATAAACTTGATCATAGAGAACATATCAAACGTGAACATCAAAAAGGAACAACGTTTCTGTGCTCTGAATGCGGTCAAAGTTTTATGCGAAATGATTATTTATTAGTGCATATGAGACGACACAATGGAGtcaaaccttacaaatgtaaaTTTTGTCCGAAAGCATTTCCCAGAGCTACTGATCTAAGA GTTCATGAAAAATATCACACTAATGATAAGGCTCATCTGTGCACAATATGTGGGAAAGGTTTTCACAGAGCATACAATTTGTTGGTTCACAGTCGGACCCATAATGGTTTAAAACCGTATCAGTGCCCACATTGCCAGAAAAGCTTTGCCCAAGGTAATGACTTAAAAGCTCATGTTCGACGTCATACAGGCGAGCGGTATAAATGCGAGATATGCAACGAAGGGTTTATACAGTGTTACCAATTGAACAACCATAAGCGATCGGTTCATAACATTGACGTTGCGACCAGACGACGAGTTACGAAGTATATTACTCCGACTGCTCAAGAGCAACAAGTTCTGTTACAAAAACAACATGAACAATTGAAGCACCTAATCATACAACAGAGACAGTTGGAAGAAAAACAGGagtgcaaaattgaacaagGCGACAAGGATTTACATGTTGACAAACAAATTCTTGAGACAAAGGAGAAAATTTTGGATGTTGAACGTGAG